AAAGCCCTCTTTAACCTCGCCGACAAAAATGGCGAAGCAAACGTGAAAGAATTGTCCAAACATTTGGATATAAAAATGTCTACCGTTACCAGCATGATGAAGAAACTGGCGGAAAAAGGAATGGTGCATTACAAAAGCTATCAACCGCTTCATCTCACTGAAAAAGGAAAAAAAGAAGCTGGATTAATTATTCGCAAACATCGGTTAACCGAAATGTTTTTATTTGAAAAGATGGGATTTGGTTGGGAAGAAGTGCATGCCATTGCGGAACAAATTGAACACATTCATTCGTCTGTTTTTTTTGATAAAATGGATGGTTTACTCGGCTTTCCGAAAACAGATCCTCACGGCGCTCCCATTCCGGATAAAAACGGAAAGATTACGTGGAAAGAATACAAATCGTTGAGCGATTGCAAAGCGGGAGAAACCGTTAAAATATGCGCTGTCATTAATTCGTCTGACGATTTCCTTCGTTTCTTAAACAGCCGGAATCTTCACCTCGGATTAAAAATAAAAATACATTCCATCGAAACGTTTGATAAAAGTATGGTGATTAGCTACGGAAAGAAAAGTGCCGAAACGCTTAGCTACACAGCTTCCGAAAAATTATTGGTGGACAAAGTTTGATATAGTTTAAAATAGGAAGCAAGCATTTTTTGTCCGCAGCTTTCAATTGCAATTTTACAAAGCGATATATTCTCACGTTA
This genomic stretch from Bacteroidia bacterium harbors:
- a CDS encoding metal-dependent transcriptional regulator, which produces MYSFTEENYLKALFNLADKNGEANVKELSKHLDIKMSTVTSMMKKLAEKGMVHYKSYQPLHLTEKGKKEAGLIIRKHRLTEMFLFEKMGFGWEEVHAIAEQIEHIHSSVFFDKMDGLLGFPKTDPHGAPIPDKNGKITWKEYKSLSDCKAGETVKICAVINSSDDFLRFLNSRNLHLGLKIKIHSIETFDKSMVISYGKKSAETLSYTASEKLLVDKV